One window from the genome of Thermaerobacter marianensis DSM 12885 encodes:
- a CDS encoding DDE-type integrase/transposase/recombinase encodes MSLASRREYLATMRERYWAARTRRECTEILNEVQQVCGYHRKYAIRVLRQATPPAPAKRRRKRALRYLDALPVIARVWEALDYPCAERLHPVLLPMAEHLAAHGEVVLTDAVREALQKISRATLARRLATMPSPKPRRRLPRPRPGLLQSQIPVATYDWDEARPGALEVDLVEHNGGSTAGQYAYTLSMVDIVTGWSRRRALLGRSQRAVHDAIGDLIAEWPYPVWGLHTDNGAEFVNHHLHRYAEAHNLTFTRSRPYRKNDNAHVEQRNRQLVREIVGYARYDRPEQVEQLNRLYARLDLYANLFLPTRKLKNKVRDGARVRKSYDAARPPLDRILERDVLSPEERARWLALRQSLNPLQLHRELDALIAGLQHPPETAMSAD; translated from the coding sequence ATGTCGCTCGCCAGCCGCCGGGAGTATCTCGCCACCATGCGAGAACGGTATTGGGCGGCCCGAACCCGCCGGGAATGCACCGAGATCCTGAACGAAGTCCAGCAAGTCTGTGGGTATCACCGCAAGTACGCGATCCGGGTCCTCCGACAGGCCACGCCGCCGGCCCCGGCCAAGCGCCGTCGCAAGCGGGCGCTGCGCTACCTGGACGCCTTGCCGGTCATTGCACGGGTCTGGGAAGCGCTGGACTACCCTTGCGCCGAACGGCTTCACCCGGTCCTCCTGCCGATGGCCGAGCACCTGGCCGCCCACGGGGAAGTCGTCCTCACGGACGCTGTGCGCGAGGCCCTCCAGAAGATCAGCCGGGCCACTCTGGCCCGGCGCCTTGCCACGATGCCTTCGCCCAAGCCGCGCCGCCGGCTCCCTCGTCCGCGACCGGGGCTCCTGCAAAGCCAGATCCCCGTGGCCACCTACGACTGGGACGAAGCCCGCCCCGGGGCCTTGGAGGTCGATCTGGTCGAACACAACGGCGGCTCGACGGCCGGCCAATACGCATACACCCTCAGCATGGTCGACATCGTCACGGGCTGGAGCCGCCGCCGCGCTCTGCTCGGACGAAGCCAGCGCGCCGTCCATGACGCCATCGGGGACCTGATCGCCGAGTGGCCCTATCCGGTCTGGGGCCTTCATACCGACAACGGCGCCGAGTTCGTCAACCATCACCTGCACCGGTACGCCGAGGCGCACAACTTGACGTTCACCCGCAGCCGCCCCTATCGCAAGAACGACAACGCCCACGTCGAGCAGCGCAACCGCCAGCTGGTCCGGGAGATCGTCGGCTACGCCCGCTACGACCGCCCCGAGCAGGTCGAACAGCTCAACCGGCTCTACGCCCGCTTGGACCTCTACGCCAACCTGTTCCTCCCGACCCGGAAGCTCAAGAACAAGGTCCGCGACGGCGCCCGGGTGCGCAAATCCTACGACGCCGCCCGGCCCCCGCTGGATCGCATCCTTGAGCGCGACGTGCTCTCGCCTGAGGAACGGGCGCGCTGGCTGGCCCTACGGCAGTCCCTCAACCCCCTCCAGCTCCATCGGGAGTTGGATGCGCTCATCGCGGGCCTGCAGCATCCCCCGGAAACGGCCATGTCTGCGGATTGA
- a CDS encoding NAD(P)H-dependent flavin oxidoreductase: MRTRFTERFGVELPIVQGGLAYLARSELCAAVSAAGGLGQLTAATMESPEVLREEIRRVRARTDRPFGVNFAIGHRDLSEFVRVTIEERVEIISVTGGNPEPLFKAFEGHPVLKMVLVAGVRQAQKAEALGADAVIAVGVEGGGHIGRDDIGTLVLVPRVVESVKIPVLASGGIVDGRGLAAALVLGADGIEMGTRFVATVECPAHPAYKQALVEARETDTVVIERSLGRPGRALRGPWPDKILEAEARGAGLEELLPLISGKANTRAALEGRLDEGFVWAGQGVGLIRDIPTVERLLRRIVEEAAAALRQATERLQTPAGEAASRLAGREPSAGSAGA, translated from the coding sequence TTGCGGACCCGCTTCACCGAACGCTTTGGGGTCGAACTACCCATCGTCCAGGGCGGCCTCGCGTACCTGGCGCGCAGCGAGCTCTGCGCCGCCGTCTCGGCTGCCGGTGGCCTCGGCCAGCTGACGGCGGCCACCATGGAATCGCCCGAGGTCCTGCGGGAAGAGATCCGGCGCGTCCGGGCGCGGACGGACCGGCCCTTCGGAGTCAACTTTGCCATCGGGCACCGGGACCTGTCCGAATTCGTCCGCGTGACCATCGAGGAGCGGGTGGAGATCATCAGCGTCACCGGCGGCAACCCCGAGCCGCTCTTCAAGGCCTTCGAGGGGCACCCCGTGCTCAAGATGGTGCTGGTGGCCGGGGTGCGTCAGGCGCAGAAGGCCGAGGCGCTGGGCGCCGACGCGGTCATCGCCGTGGGGGTCGAAGGCGGCGGCCACATCGGCCGGGACGACATCGGTACCCTGGTCCTGGTGCCGCGGGTGGTGGAGAGCGTGAAGATCCCCGTCCTGGCCAGCGGCGGCATCGTCGACGGCCGGGGCCTGGCTGCGGCCCTGGTCCTGGGTGCCGACGGCATCGAGATGGGGACGCGCTTCGTGGCCACGGTGGAGTGCCCGGCCCATCCCGCCTACAAGCAGGCCCTGGTGGAGGCCCGGGAGACGGACACGGTGGTCATCGAGCGGAGCCTGGGCCGGCCGGGGCGCGCGCTGCGGGGGCCGTGGCCGGACAAGATCCTGGAGGCCGAGGCGCGGGGGGCCGGGCTGGAAGAGCTGTTGCCCTTGATCTCGGGCAAGGCGAACACCCGGGCCGCCCTGGAGGGGCGTCTGGACGAAGGCTTCGTGTGGGCCGGCCAGGGGGTGGGCCTGATCCGCGACATCCCCACGGTGGAACGGCTGCTCCGGCGCATCGTGGAAGAGGCCGCCGCGGCCTTGCGCCAGGCCACGGAGCGGCTTCAGACGCCGGCGGGGGAGGCCGCCAGCCGCCTCGCCGGCCGGGAACCGAGCGCGGGTTCCGCAGGGGCGTGA
- a CDS encoding thioredoxin domain-containing protein, with protein sequence MAGTDRQPNRLIREASPYLQQHAYNPVDWYPWGQEAIERARAEDRPILLSIGYAACHWCHVMERECFEDPAIAEQMNRGFVNVKVDREERPDLDQVYQTAAQILGSGGGWPLTVFLTPDLKPFFAGTYFPPEDRHGLPGFPKVLDAVLDAYRHRRDDVERVANRVVEILRRSAGGPGAAEEPAGAAPAREAARQWIQRAATRIARRYDPQYGGFGRAPKFPHATGLAVLLRAGVARTPGGPGPSGTTGSGSSGSPGTARSGTADLVAGDVPENPRRHLDMALHTLQAMALGGLFDHLAGGFHRYATDRAWLIPHFEKMLYDQAQLVPLYLDAYRLTGDPFYAGVARQTLHFVLDEMTAPEGGFISTLDADSEGREGAYYVWTPDQLREALGDPDEAALAARWFGVTEEGNFEDGTTVLYRAVADQDLPALAREWGTNRDELQRRLESIRRRLLDARRRRTPPGRDDKILVGWNGLMIAAFAQAAPVLDEPGYAAAARRAAEFILGTLRRPHGRLLHAYRGRPLDVPGFLPDYAFLIGGLLALHAADGDPRWLEEADRLARPMIETFWDDAAGVFYDAPEEAGTPLVRPVELFDQALPAGSAAAATVLARLAVITGDEEYRRIAEAYLRRAAALAAEQPLAMASTVLLQADQLEGYTEVTLVGDPAAPVLAEWRRRLAGFYLPGLVLTVRPPDAGTERRAVWEGRDPVDGRPVAYVCRNFSCSLPQTDWEGLRRELGVG encoded by the coding sequence GTGGCCGGCACCGACCGCCAGCCCAACCGCCTGATCCGCGAGGCCTCGCCGTACCTGCAGCAGCATGCCTACAACCCCGTCGACTGGTACCCGTGGGGCCAAGAGGCCATCGAGCGCGCCCGTGCCGAAGACCGCCCGATCTTGCTGAGCATCGGCTACGCCGCCTGCCACTGGTGCCACGTCATGGAGCGGGAGTGCTTCGAGGACCCCGCCATCGCCGAGCAGATGAACCGCGGGTTCGTCAACGTGAAGGTCGACCGGGAGGAGCGGCCGGACCTGGACCAGGTGTACCAGACGGCGGCCCAGATCCTCGGGTCCGGGGGCGGCTGGCCGCTGACGGTGTTCCTGACGCCGGACCTCAAGCCCTTCTTCGCCGGCACCTACTTCCCGCCGGAAGATCGCCACGGCCTGCCGGGCTTTCCCAAGGTGCTGGACGCCGTCCTGGACGCGTACCGCCATCGTCGGGACGACGTGGAGCGGGTGGCCAACCGGGTTGTGGAGATTCTGCGGCGGTCTGCGGGCGGGCCGGGGGCGGCGGAGGAACCGGCAGGCGCGGCACCCGCGCGGGAGGCGGCGCGGCAGTGGATCCAGCGCGCGGCCACCCGCATCGCCCGCCGCTACGACCCCCAGTACGGCGGCTTCGGCCGGGCGCCCAAGTTCCCCCACGCCACGGGGCTGGCGGTCCTCCTCCGGGCCGGCGTGGCCCGTACGCCCGGCGGGCCGGGTCCGTCGGGGACCACCGGTTCAGGTTCATCCGGGTCGCCGGGGACGGCGCGAAGCGGCACGGCGGACCTTGTGGCAGGCGACGTGCCGGAAAACCCGCGGCGCCATCTGGACATGGCCCTTCACACCCTGCAGGCCATGGCCCTGGGCGGCCTGTTCGACCACCTGGCGGGCGGGTTCCACCGTTACGCCACCGACCGGGCGTGGCTCATCCCCCACTTCGAGAAGATGCTCTACGACCAGGCGCAGCTAGTGCCCTTGTATCTGGACGCCTACCGGCTCACCGGCGACCCCTTCTACGCCGGGGTGGCGCGGCAGACCCTGCACTTCGTGCTGGACGAGATGACGGCGCCGGAGGGCGGGTTCATCAGCACCCTGGATGCCGACAGCGAGGGGCGGGAGGGCGCCTACTACGTCTGGACCCCGGACCAGCTGCGGGAGGCCCTGGGCGACCCGGACGAGGCGGCCCTGGCCGCCCGCTGGTTCGGCGTGACCGAGGAGGGCAACTTCGAGGACGGCACGACGGTCCTCTACCGCGCCGTGGCGGACCAGGACCTCCCGGCCCTGGCCCGGGAGTGGGGGACGAACCGGGATGAACTGCAACGCCGCCTGGAGTCCATCCGCCGGCGCCTGCTGGATGCCCGGCGCCGCCGCACCCCGCCCGGCCGCGACGACAAGATCCTGGTGGGCTGGAACGGGCTCATGATCGCCGCCTTCGCCCAGGCCGCGCCGGTGCTGGACGAACCCGGCTACGCCGCGGCGGCCCGCCGGGCGGCCGAGTTCATCCTGGGCACGTTGCGCCGTCCCCACGGGCGGCTGCTCCACGCCTACCGGGGCCGCCCGCTGGACGTGCCCGGCTTTCTGCCCGACTACGCCTTCCTGATCGGAGGCCTTCTGGCCCTGCACGCCGCCGACGGCGACCCCCGCTGGCTGGAGGAGGCCGACCGGCTGGCGCGGCCGATGATCGAGACGTTCTGGGACGACGCGGCCGGGGTCTTCTACGACGCGCCGGAGGAGGCGGGGACGCCCCTGGTACGGCCGGTGGAGCTGTTCGACCAGGCGTTGCCGGCGGGCAGCGCGGCGGCCGCCACGGTGCTGGCCCGGCTGGCCGTGATCACGGGCGACGAGGAGTACCGTCGCATCGCCGAGGCGTACCTGCGGCGGGCGGCGGCCCTGGCGGCGGAGCAGCCCCTGGCGATGGCCAGCACGGTGCTGCTCCAGGCCGACCAGCTCGAGGGGTACACCGAGGTGACCCTGGTGGGCGATCCAGCGGCGCCGGTGCTGGCCGAATGGCGCCGGCGGCTGGCCGGGTTCTACCTGCCGGGGCTGGTGCTGACGGTGCGGCCACCCGACGCGGGCACCGAGCGTCGGGCGGTGTGGGAGGGGCGCGACCCCGTAGACGGGCGCCCCGTGGCCTACGTCTGCCGCAACTTCAGCTGCTCGCTGCCCCAGACGGACTGGGAGGGGTTGCGGCGGGAACTGGGCGTGGGCTGA
- a CDS encoding DUF4870 domain-containing protein, with amino-acid sequence MDDTSANHARSWAVACHLAALAGFWIPLGNLLGPLVLWLVKRNDHPFIDRQGKEALNFQISVTLYAVVLIVLAVFLLIPVGMLDVVFGPVEGPGFIDAGPRITAFLLVLLLVLLGGAATVGWLVLVVVAAVRASRGEDYRYPLTLRLVR; translated from the coding sequence GTGGACGACACTTCGGCGAACCACGCCCGCAGTTGGGCGGTGGCCTGCCACCTGGCGGCCCTGGCCGGGTTCTGGATCCCCTTGGGCAACCTGCTGGGGCCCCTGGTGCTCTGGCTCGTCAAGCGGAACGACCACCCCTTCATCGACCGGCAGGGCAAGGAAGCGCTCAACTTCCAGATCAGCGTCACCCTGTACGCCGTGGTCTTGATCGTCTTGGCCGTCTTCCTTCTGATCCCCGTTGGCATGCTGGACGTGGTCTTCGGGCCGGTGGAGGGTCCGGGGTTCATCGACGCAGGCCCGCGGATCACCGCCTTCCTCCTGGTCCTGCTGCTCGTCCTGCTGGGGGGCGCGGCCACGGTGGGATGGCTCGTGCTGGTCGTGGTGGCCGCCGTGCGGGCCAGCCGGGGCGAGGATTACCGCTACCCGCTCACCCTGCGCCTGGTGCGATAA
- a CDS encoding fatty acid desaturase family protein: MKRVLPRHIFQPEPWRILWLLPLVAVAVAGIVAVARFDLPWGMDLALAMVIGQAFASLGLFGHEVLHGSVVRTPWLRNLAGQICLWPFAVGPRLWRRWHNVEHHGHTQEHGEDPDAMHTLEEFHARPALQYVYRIAPPVRAVLTLLALSVWFSLHSVQMLRRFLPEMPRRERPVVVAQFLLPVASWVALGAWMGFGDWVFAYLVPLLVANFTVMSYIVTNHLLSPLTPVNDPLANSLSVTVPRWVDVLHFNFSHHTEHHVFPSLSSKYAPLVKRWCKTLWPDRYHEMPHWRALWLVCTTPRVYERPTALIDPVRQQVYPVLGHGLERLARPGERAAQPVPAGLTVHGEHAHGRPGRSGRRSAPPGAGIGALRDRGGWDPGQPGC, translated from the coding sequence TTGAAGCGCGTCTTGCCTCGCCACATCTTCCAGCCCGAGCCGTGGCGCATCCTCTGGTTACTCCCGCTGGTGGCCGTCGCCGTGGCGGGCATCGTCGCGGTCGCCCGGTTCGACCTGCCCTGGGGCATGGATCTCGCCCTGGCGATGGTCATCGGCCAAGCCTTCGCCAGCCTGGGCTTGTTCGGCCACGAGGTGCTGCACGGCAGCGTGGTGCGCACGCCGTGGCTGCGCAACCTGGCCGGCCAGATCTGTCTCTGGCCCTTCGCCGTCGGCCCACGGCTCTGGCGGCGCTGGCACAACGTCGAGCACCACGGCCATACCCAGGAGCACGGCGAGGACCCCGACGCCATGCACACCCTGGAGGAGTTCCACGCCCGCCCGGCCCTGCAGTACGTCTACCGCATCGCGCCGCCGGTGCGGGCGGTGCTGACGCTGCTCGCCCTCAGCGTGTGGTTCTCGCTGCACTCCGTCCAGATGCTGCGGCGCTTCCTGCCCGAGATGCCGCGCCGCGAGCGGCCGGTGGTGGTGGCCCAGTTCCTCCTGCCGGTGGCGAGCTGGGTCGCCCTGGGCGCCTGGATGGGGTTCGGTGACTGGGTGTTCGCCTACCTGGTGCCGCTGCTGGTCGCCAACTTCACCGTCATGAGCTACATCGTGACCAATCACCTGCTGAGCCCGCTGACGCCGGTCAACGATCCCCTGGCCAACAGCCTGTCGGTCACGGTCCCGAGGTGGGTCGACGTCCTGCACTTCAACTTCTCGCACCACACGGAGCACCACGTGTTCCCCAGCCTCAGCAGCAAGTACGCGCCGCTGGTCAAGCGGTGGTGCAAGACGCTGTGGCCGGATCGCTACCATGAGATGCCCCACTGGCGCGCCCTGTGGCTGGTGTGCACCACGCCCCGGGTGTACGAGCGGCCGACGGCCCTGATCGACCCCGTGCGGCAGCAGGTATACCCGGTTCTCGGCCACGGGCTCGAGCGGCTTGCCCGGCCCGGCGAACGCGCCGCGCAACCCGTGCCGGCCGGTTTGACCGTTCACGGCGAACATGCGCACGGTCGCCCCGGTCGCTCCGGTCGTCGCAGCGCTCCACCCGGTGCCGGCATTGGTGCTCTCAGGGACCGCGGCGGATGGGACCCCGGCCAGCCTGGGTGCTAG
- a CDS encoding DUF262 domain-containing protein, protein MRIVHRPRDIDARTRTIRELLARQKYTIDYYQREYKWQTKHVVELLDDLANRFLEFYDEGHERIAVSDYGPYFLGSIIVSNRQGKKVIVDGQQRLTTITLLLIYLRHHLDDEDQKSAIAEMIYSQKYGKKSLNLDITDRVECINRLLHHGQYRPPDDAPESIINLADRYSDIVEHFPDALRGKALPYFADWLMENVYLVEITAYSDDDAYTIFETMNDRGLSLSPTDMLKGYLLSNISSPDERGRVEKIWQGRIHSLRGLGKDEDADAIKAWLRAQYAETIRERRRDSKPQDFERIGTEFHRWIREHEGHLGLRSSQDFTRFVEINFSYYTMWYARLREASQKRQPGLEAVHYNAEHNFTLQYPVLLAALRVDDDEVTALRKLRVVATYLDILLHRRIWNFRAIDYSTMQYRMFQLVKDIRGRDVGELVSILKQRLKTEPDFRDTPHFRLHGQNGPQVHRILARLTDYVETGSGQTSDYEKYARRGRHGYEIEHIWADEPVRHQDEFTHESEFREYRNRIGGLLLLPKSFNASYGNLPYSQKRRYYLSQNLLARSLHEQTYERNPGFLRFIQQTGLPFRPHPDFKKADLDARQELYLRLAEQIWSPDRLDQVAQV, encoded by the coding sequence GTGAGGATCGTCCATCGACCCCGCGATATTGACGCAAGGACCCGAACCATTCGGGAATTGCTCGCTCGGCAGAAATACACCATTGACTATTACCAGCGGGAATATAAATGGCAAACGAAACACGTCGTCGAACTTCTTGACGATCTTGCAAACCGATTCCTTGAATTCTACGACGAAGGACATGAACGGATCGCTGTCTCCGATTACGGTCCATATTTTCTGGGATCCATCATCGTGAGTAACCGACAAGGGAAGAAGGTCATCGTCGATGGTCAACAGCGGTTGACCACTATCACACTCCTTCTCATCTATCTTCGCCATCACCTCGACGATGAAGACCAGAAGTCGGCCATCGCAGAGATGATTTATTCGCAAAAGTACGGGAAAAAGTCCCTCAATCTTGACATCACCGACCGTGTCGAATGCATCAATCGTTTGTTACATCATGGGCAGTATCGTCCACCGGATGACGCACCTGAATCCATCATCAACCTCGCGGATCGCTATTCCGACATCGTGGAACACTTTCCAGATGCATTACGTGGGAAGGCCCTTCCCTACTTCGCCGACTGGCTTATGGAAAACGTGTATCTGGTCGAAATCACTGCCTACTCGGACGACGACGCCTACACCATCTTCGAGACCATGAACGACCGTGGCCTATCCCTGTCACCGACCGACATGCTCAAGGGATATCTTCTGTCCAACATCAGTAGTCCAGACGAACGAGGTCGGGTTGAAAAGATATGGCAAGGTCGCATCCATTCCTTACGGGGACTCGGGAAGGACGAGGATGCTGACGCTATCAAAGCCTGGCTCCGAGCCCAGTATGCTGAAACGATTCGCGAGCGCCGGCGAGACTCCAAACCACAAGATTTCGAGCGAATCGGAACGGAGTTTCATCGTTGGATTCGCGAACACGAGGGTCACCTTGGGTTGAGAAGCAGTCAAGATTTCACTCGTTTTGTGGAAATAAACTTTTCCTACTACACAATGTGGTATGCGAGGCTTCGCGAGGCGTCCCAGAAACGGCAACCCGGTCTGGAAGCGGTGCACTACAACGCAGAGCATAATTTCACATTACAGTATCCGGTCCTTCTAGCTGCGCTTCGGGTTGACGACGATGAGGTTACCGCCCTGAGAAAGCTACGGGTTGTGGCAACTTACCTCGACATCCTACTCCATCGTCGCATTTGGAATTTTAGAGCCATTGACTATTCTACAATGCAATACCGGATGTTCCAGCTCGTCAAGGATATTCGTGGCAGGGATGTGGGGGAACTCGTTTCCATTCTCAAGCAACGACTTAAGACGGAACCAGATTTCAGAGATACGCCTCACTTCCGATTGCACGGGCAAAATGGTCCCCAAGTCCATCGAATCCTCGCTCGGCTGACTGATTACGTGGAGACAGGCAGCGGCCAAACGTCGGATTACGAAAAGTATGCTCGCCGCGGGCGTCACGGCTATGAGATCGAACACATTTGGGCTGATGAACCCGTGCGTCATCAAGACGAATTTACCCATGAAAGCGAATTCCGGGAGTATCGGAACCGCATTGGTGGACTCTTGTTGTTACCCAAGAGTTTCAATGCCAGTTACGGAAATCTCCCCTATTCGCAAAAGCGACGATACTATCTCAGCCAAAATCTTCTCGCACGCAGCCTCCATGAGCAGACGTATGAACGAAATCCCGGCTTTTTGCGTTTCATCCAGCAGACCGGATTACCCTTCCGCCCTCACCCCGATTTCAAAAAGGCGGACCTAGATGCACGCCAGGAACTCTATCTGCGACTGGCCGAGCAGATCTGGTCTCCAGACCGGTTGGACCAGGTGGCCCAGGTGTAA
- a CDS encoding class I SAM-dependent methyltransferase: MPGNPELVRLIHDEIRRHGAIPFARYMDLALHHPEYGYYAQERPLIGREGDFLTSPSFHPAFGRTVWRQVREMLELLGFRPRLRPEPAPWARVGAADTPSPSGKEGAGPDALGLNGGAGGEPSVQGGGGLSAARAPRDGRASPGIINARLAGPRRPRPPARILEIGAGGGHLARDLLLAARADGYGPGSLEYVIVDESRRLQERQRELITAAWPQAPVRWVPRVEQAGPVHVVLMNELMSAFPVHRLVWKPAAATGEAGPGRLGRSGNRRPLGEWRELYVTVQEGRFVQVEGPVSEPRALEILRDEGIEPRPGQIVDVNVGAGDMLRAIAATLARRAFVITVDYGGPAEMVYSPQRPRGTVRGYYRQQVLDDPFARPGEQDITADLDFTYLQRLGRRLGLRDLGLLPQEAFLLNLGIEEAEALPLARRAWQGDLEADQELQRVYALYAPEGLGESFWVLVQAKGFRWRPPRLRGLRYPWPAPASLRELLTKARESQR, from the coding sequence ATGCCGGGGAACCCCGAACTCGTGCGGCTGATCCACGACGAGATCCGGCGCCACGGCGCCATCCCCTTCGCCCGGTACATGGACCTGGCCCTCCACCACCCCGAGTACGGCTACTACGCCCAGGAGCGGCCGCTGATCGGACGGGAAGGGGACTTCCTCACCTCACCCTCCTTCCACCCCGCCTTCGGGCGCACCGTGTGGCGGCAGGTGCGGGAGATGCTGGAACTCCTGGGATTCCGGCCGCGGCTCCGGCCCGAGCCCGCGCCGTGGGCACGGGTTGGGGCAGCGGACACCCCGAGCCCCTCGGGGAAGGAGGGCGCGGGACCCGACGCGCTGGGATTGAACGGCGGGGCGGGTGGGGAGCCGAGCGTCCAGGGGGGTGGGGGGCTGAGCGCGGCAAGGGCGCCGCGGGATGGGCGAGCCTCGCCGGGGATCATCAACGCTCGGCTCGCCGGCCCCCGGCGGCCTCGCCCCCCTGCCCGCATCCTGGAGATCGGCGCCGGCGGGGGTCACCTGGCGCGGGACCTGTTGCTGGCGGCCCGGGCCGACGGCTACGGTCCCGGCAGCCTGGAGTACGTCATCGTCGACGAGAGCCGGCGCCTCCAGGAGCGGCAGCGGGAGTTGATCACCGCCGCCTGGCCCCAGGCGCCCGTGCGCTGGGTGCCGCGGGTGGAACAGGCCGGCCCCGTCCATGTGGTCCTGATGAACGAGCTGATGAGTGCCTTTCCGGTGCACCGCCTGGTGTGGAAACCGGCCGCTGCCACCGGCGAGGCGGGACCAGGGCGGCTAGGCCGCAGCGGGAATCGCCGCCCGCTGGGCGAGTGGCGGGAGCTCTACGTCACGGTGCAGGAGGGCCGGTTCGTCCAGGTGGAGGGGCCGGTCAGCGAGCCGCGGGCCCTTGAGATCCTGCGCGACGAGGGAATCGAGCCGCGCCCGGGCCAGATCGTCGACGTCAACGTGGGGGCGGGGGACATGTTGCGGGCCATCGCGGCCACCCTGGCCCGCCGGGCCTTCGTGATCACCGTCGACTACGGTGGACCGGCGGAGATGGTGTACAGCCCCCAGCGGCCCCGGGGCACCGTCCGCGGCTACTACCGGCAGCAGGTCCTTGACGACCCCTTCGCCCGCCCGGGCGAGCAGGATATCACCGCCGACCTGGACTTCACCTACCTGCAGCGGCTGGGGCGCCGCCTGGGCCTCCGGGATCTGGGCCTGCTGCCCCAGGAGGCGTTCCTCCTGAACCTGGGGATCGAGGAGGCCGAGGCCCTGCCGCTGGCCCGGCGGGCGTGGCAGGGGGACCTGGAGGCGGACCAGGAGCTGCAGCGGGTGTACGCCCTCTATGCCCCCGAGGGCCTGGGCGAGTCCTTCTGGGTGCTGGTGCAGGCCAAAGGCTTCCGGTGGCGGCCGCCGCGGCTGCGGGGGCTCCGCTACCCCTGGCCCGCACCTGCATCGCTCAGAGAGCTGCTGACCAAGGCACGAGAGTCACAAAGGTAG